The following is a genomic window from Paenibacillus sp. FSL R5-0766.
TTTGGTGACCACGGATATCCGATCCACGAGCTCTGACTTTGCCGAGGTAAACGCCGATGCCGCCACCCATTTTGCTCAGACGAGCTACATCCGTGTTGGAATCGAAGATACCTTCGAGTGAGTCGTCCACCGTATCAATGAAGCAGCTGGAGAGCTGACCGGCTACTTTTTTACCTGCATTGGACATCGTAGGAGTAGCTGCGGTCATATACATGTTGCTCATTGCCCAGTATGCTTCCTTGACGAGATCCATACGTTTCTCGGCAGGCTCTTGGTGCATTAGGAACATGGCGATAACCATATAACGCTCTTGCGGCAATTCCATTACTTTTCCATCAAAATCGTGTGCGAGGTAACGTTCTGCCAGTGTGAGCAAGCCGATGTAATCGAAGAGCAGGTCGTTGCGGTAGTCAATGCACTCAGCAAGTTCGTCGATCTGTTCTTTGGTGTAACATTCCAGCAGTTCTTCACGGTAGATGCCTTTTTTCACGAGATCTACAAGAAGGGGGTGGAATGCGCCATAAGGCTCGTCCGGGTAAGACTTGTATCTGCGGTTGGTAGCCGCTTTTTTGTACAGGGAAGTGAGCAGGGAGCGTGCCGCTGCAAATTTCCAATTAGGCTCCTCTTTAGTTACCAATTCCAGTGCGCTCATGATAAAAGCGTTGCTGATTTCGTCTCCGGTAACTTCATCACGGCGGAGCTTGCTGTTTACCCCACGTACCAGACGTTCCTTATCCAGCATTTCCAGTCCTTCCAGAATACGGTCGGCATATACCGAGATGCGCATATCATCAAAGGCAAGCTGGCGGTTGTTCGGCTTGGTCACAACTTGTGGCATGAATATTCCTCGCTTTCGCATGTTTAAGAGATAAATTGGAGAAATTCTTTATATAAAGAATTGAGTGTCTTCTTACGGTGAGAAAAAGAAAATAGGTTACGTTTTGCGGACTGAAACGGCGGTGACAAGTTCATGTCTTAAATCGCTCAACTTGAGGAGCACAAAGCAGCACAATGCAGAACATGCTCATATAAAAAGCATTCTCCCGCCTCGCGGCTGAAAATGCCCATGGATGCTCTGGCTTCCTTACTGTCTTGGAGTTTCGGGATATCGACAGAAAAGAGTGCTTATGTAAGCTTTTGTCTATATGCAGATGTGCCTGTAGTTTAAGGATACCGGATGCAGTCCAAACAGCCCCGTTAACCTCCGTGTCAACTCTGTTTCGAGAAAGCGATTTACACCTACAGGGACGTGCCTTTGGAGGTGATTTCATCCTGTTTTTCGCGAGATTGCAGAAGGTGACTATTAGAAGCGGAGAAATCTAGTGTTACTACATTTTGTAGCTGTCAACATACTGTAACCCAACATATTGTGTTTGTAAAGTGGGCAGAACCAGTAAAACGTAATTCCGAGTATACCATTTAAGCCAGGAATCCGCAAAGGAAAAGGACTGGAAGATTTGAAGATTTATCAAAAAAAATTTTGAACAATTTGAATGACGTCTTCACGTCAGTTTGAATTGTAACACATTCAACTGGTAGAATAATAATAGTCAAAAATCGACTAAAATCAGCGGCAGCGGTTGTTCACGGGGCCCAGAGGAGGCGGAGCAAAATGGCAATAGCAGAAGTGACTGTAATTCCAATCGGAACGGGTACAACCAGTCTAAGCAGTTATGTGGCGGAGATGCAAAAGGTATTGGAACATCAACGGGGCATTACATATCAGTTAACTTCCATGAGCACCATTATTGAGGGACCACTTAACGATATCTTTACAGCAATTGCGGCTCTACATGAAGCGCCGTTTTTGTCAGGAGCTCAGCGTGTTTCCACATCCGTCAAAATTGACGACCGTCGTGATAAACCGGATGCCTCAAGTATACAGAAGTTACAATCGGTTCAGGATAAACTGACGTCACATCAGGCGAGACCTAACTAATGGATTAGTGTAAACATCCGTATATTCGGTTATTCAGTATGTTATAAGTCATTAATTAAAGCTTAGATTGTGTATATTGTGTAGCTAACGTGAATTTCTGACATTTATAAACTGAAAGACAAAAAAGGACCAGCTTAGCGTTCATAAGCTGGTCCTTTGTGTACACACATTTATCATCAATTAATCTGCAACTACCAATGAGGCTCCAATCAAAGTGGCGTTGGTGTAACCACCGCCAACATTTTCAAAAGAGAAGTTGGTAATTGGTGCACCGATAACCGTGGCATAATCACCATCAAGCAAATCTCCGGTCGTTGCAGGATATAACGCTATAATATCGTTTCCGTTCTCATCCATGACATGAACGATAGAGAAGGTTGCTCCGAGCGAGCTATCTTCCTCAACTGAAATGACTTCACCGCTAACTTGCACGAATTGATCATAATAGTTAGCCACATTTTTATTCAGATGGCGGGTCGTCACATTGGTGTCAACGAGATCCTTCGCCTTTTTGCGGAGTTCTGCTGTGCTGGCAGGGAATACATCGCTATGCTTGCCAAAGAAATCATAGGAAGCCTGCTCCATGAAGGCTGTATCTTCCGTAATGTACGGAGTTAACTCATTAAAGAAATCGGCAGCTGATGCTGTGGCAGATGAATTTCCAGTCGTTGCAGTTGGCGCTGTTTGCTCCAGAGAAGCAGTAATGCTTAGGGAATCAAGGATATCTTTGATCTCATCCTGATTATAAGTATCCTTGGCGTAGGTTAACGTCATGGTATAGAGTTCTGTATTGGTCGGAATCAGATACTGCACAAGGATAACATCTGTACCCGAGGAATGCTTATAGGCTCCTTCCAAGACACCAGCGCTATATTCTTTATAAGGTTTGTTTGTGTAGCTGGTTTTTTTATAATCGGAAATGCCGATGCTTGAACCGCTTTGTGTGTAATAATCCACTATATTATTGGCGTATTCTTCAGGATTAATTGAACCGGTTGAGCTGGCCTCAATCGTCAGATTCATATTATCTGCAAATGTGACTGATGAAGATTGGTCTGAAAAAGCAGCTTTAATGGATGGAGCATTCATTTGACTTGTATCTACGCTTTTCCAGGATTCAGGATATGCAAAAGAAAATCCTTCTCCACTATATGTAGTGTATTTCGTAGCCTGTGCTTCTGTTGAGACAATAAAGATTTCAGTATTCATAATTACTAAAAAGGTAATTTATCTGTATTTAACAAGTTAAAAGCTAATAATATACCGTATGGGTATCCATTTTGAGCGATAGTACATACATTTGGTTGATATAACCGTAGGATTTATGTATGACTTAAACATATTTGAACATAACATTCCGACTTAAGAACTAACCCTTTATGTAGGTGCAATTAGCGAATAGTCGGTGAAAAAAAACAGCCCATTTTCGACCTGAGCCCGGTCCCATGTGTGATTGGTGCATATAGTGAACTGTACCTCAAATCAAAGGAGGGGTTTACATGAGTGGAGTAGTAGGTGGATACGGCGGCGCATGGACATCGACTGGCGCGATCTTGGTTCTCTTTATCTTGTTGGTCATCATCTCTAAAGCATTCTTGATCTAATAAACCACTTGGACCCTAATATATTCGTAAAGGAGGGTTCTGCATGAGCAAAGTAGTTGAAGGCGTAGGATACGGCGGCTGGACATCGACTGGAGCAATCCTGGTTCTGTTCATTCTTCTCGTAATCATCACTAAATCATTCTGGGTATAATATGACGAGCTCTGCCGGGCAACCGGTGGGGTTTTTTTACTAGAGGACAAGCATGGTGTAGAGCCAGGAAGATAAGATAGCGCGTGGTTGAACGGAAGAAATGGTGCAATTCAAGAAATGGAATGACTGAGTATGTTTCGAAAATGGGGAAGGTACCTAATGGCTAAACGCCCATTTTGTCAAAATGAGGGCGATAGCCCGGTCCAGAGGTAGGCTGAATACATAGCTTAGGGGTGTAGGCAAATGTTAAGGAGGAATGAACAATGAGCGAAGTAAAACCGAATTCACCGAACGGACAGGGACACGTATACGGACATACGGGAGGTTATGAGCATATGCAAGGATACCAATACACAGGTCATGAAATGCATGGGTATGGATATGGTTGTGGAACAATGCCAATGGGATATGGCTATGGATACGGACACCATGCCAATCAGGCTCCAATGATGCATGGTTATCACCAGGGTTGTGGGGTATCCTATGGTCATGGCGGCGGAAGCTGGGGTTCCATGGGCACGATCCTTGTACTGTTCATCTTGCTGGTTATCATCTCCAAAACGATGTTTATCTAAGGATTTGTGAATGCAAGGAGACTTTGCTGATCATGGATCGTTGCGATAGTTGCTCTAAATAAACTCCGATTGAGTTCCATGTTGAGGCAGAACGTACCTATGATTCAGAAAGGGACGGCGTAGGATTTCATCCTGCGGTGTCCCTTTCTTATTAGAAGTGAAGGAACGTTGGGATTACTTTCTTTAACGAACTCCACAGACGCTATTCCATGAATTTTTGCCATTTCACAAAGTTTAACGAATCGTAGACGTCTTATTATCTGAACCTGGGCATGTTTGGAGCCTATATTCATGAAGTGACATGGATTAACGTGGCTGAGATTCGTTAGATTTTACATAGCACAGAAATCCTTAATATAAAGTGTGCAGGATTCGTTAACGTCTGGTGAGTGGAAGGAAGACTTTTCTCAATTGTGGGGGGCGATTGTCTGTAGATGTTGCTGAATTGAATATGTAGACATAGATAAACACCCGGAACCCAATTCCGGGTGCTTTGTGTATGTTTTCAATCTTCTCAAGAATAAGTGATATCCAAAACAACAAAAGCCCTACCTCTCTTTTGTCCTTGCGGCTCCGATGACCGCGCCAGTGTGAATGGGAACATCTTGTGAAACTCTGTACTACCGGGTTATTGTGATTCAGGTTCTTCAATCTTCATAGGTTAGTTGTGCTTAAAAATTCGCTGCGGTCGCAGCATGAAGAAAATATTCCGGGGTTTAAAGAAGACAGAAATCATATGAGGTTGTTTAATACAACTTTTATAGTATACCACAGGCTGTAATTATTTGCAATAAAAAGGAAAGCGCGACCAGAGCAGCATGTTTTCGGACTGTTTTTAAGTTGGAAAGTGAAAGGTTAGTTTGAAAGATACAGAAAATTTTTCAAACTATTTCTTCATAGGGGTAATCCTCTTCAAAAGTTTCTGCGTAGGTTATAATAAGAGGGAAGAAACAGAAAGGGGCCCTCGCATGACTGAATCGATGGAGGACAGCAGGTTAATGCGACAGATCGCGGAACGTGATGCCTCCGCACTGGAGCTTTTATATGACCGTTATGAGCGAGCGGTGTATTCTTTTGCCTACCGGATCGTTGGTGATCCCATGACGGCAGAAGAGACCGTTCAGGAACTTTTTATGCGGGTCTGGAATAATGCTGAACGTTACGATGCCTCACAGGGGAAGCTGACCACATGGATGTTTGCGATTACGCGTAACATTGCAGTGGACATGCTGAGGCGGAAATCAAAAGGGGCAGCGGCTACTTCAGTTGAACACGAGACACTGGCGGCCTATGCCGATGAACATACGAACACGGAAGAAGAAGTGCAGCGTAAATGGGAAGGTACCCGGATTAAAGAGGCGTTGTCCCAATTGAACGGTGATCAGCAACAAGTTATAGAATCGATTTATTATGCGGGATTAACCCAGCAGGAAGTATCCAGCCGATTCGGGATTCCGCTGGGTACAGTAAAGAGCCGTGTCAGGCTTGCCATGCGACAGCTCCAAAAGTTGCTGGCCGATGCTGAATTGCATCCGGACGCGGGAAGGGAGGGCATACATCCATGATAGAACGACATGAGGAGTGGTCTGATCTGGCACCGATGTATGTGCTGGGCGGACTGGAAGCAGAGGAAGTGGCGGCGTTTGAAGCGCATATGGCAACTTGCGAACCTTGCCGCCAGGAGGTAAGGGAATTGCAGGAAGTGACTGGCTTCCTGCCACTTGCGGCGGAACCTGTAGCACCGCCGCAAGGCATGCGAGCACGTGTGCTGGGCAACGTGCTCGGACACGTGCAGGAGAGCGCCGAGGCGAAGCCAGCGGCTGCTCCTGCAGAGCCTGAAGCACCCGTGGTGCTTCAGGCGGATCTTGCGCCGCAGCACAAACGTGCGGCGCAGCCCGGTCCAGGCTTGCCGCCGGTAACGGCGGTGCCTGCGGCCCGGGTGGAAGAGGCTGCCCAGGCACAGCCATGGCAGCCACAAGCGCGCGCGCGTGCGCGCAGCAGCAGCGCCTGGCGCATAGCCAGTGCCGGCCTTGCGGCCGTGGCACTGTTGCTGGGCGTGTACACGGCGCAGCTGCAGAGCCAGATCGACTCGCTGACGCAGCAAGCGGCGGGCTCGTCGGCTACGCAAGAGCAACTGGTGCAGGCACAGGCGCAGAATGCACAGCTGCAAGAGCAGCTGGCATCAGCTCTGAAGCCCGCACAGGGCATGCAGACTGGCGAGGCAGTGAAGCTGAATCCTGCAACGCAGGACATTGTAGCTCAGGGTCTCGCAACCATCGTTATTGACAGCAAAGGCACTCACCTGGTTGTGCAGGCTGAGAACCTGCCGGACCTGGAAGGCAACGAGGCTTTTCAGGTCTGGTTGATCAAAGGAGATACCCCTCAGAATGCGGGTACTTTCCTTAGTCGTGACGGAACGGGAGCAGTATACTACACATTGGATTCGGCCAACGACTATGATACGGTTGCCATCACGCTTGAACCGGATGCAATGGGAGATGAGCCACGCGGTACAATGATTCTGGCTGCCAAGATTAAAGGATAAATATAGGATATATCACCAAAGGCTGCTCCGTCGTAGAGCAGCCTTTTTGTGTTTTCCAGTTCTGATACCCACCCATTGGATTTTATTAATTTTTTTAGTCGGAGCAACCGATAAACAAATAGAAGGCAATACCCTTAATCTCCCTGTGTCTCAAGGGAGAACTGGTTGCACATAGAGAGTGAGGGGTTCAGTTGGAAGCATACCGTTCATTTATCTTTCGCCTAATACGCAATTATCTGATCGGTTCACTGGCAGCTGTTTTTGTTGTCGGTACAGTAGTTATGGTATCTACTCTGCAAATACCCAATATTCAATTTGTTCGACTCATCTTCATTGTACTGATTTCACTCTTGTTCATGCTGGTTGCAGAATTAATTACGCTGTGGGTACAGCTTGGCCCCATAAGACAATTTTTCACTTCCGAGCATCACGAGAGAGACGAATTGAACCACATGTATGAGAAAATTCATCGTTTCCCGGGACAGACCATATATCGGATCATGGGTCCGCACATGCTTGGCTTCTCACTTCCGGCAGCCGGATTAACATTATGGATGATATCCACAGGGTGGCTTGAATTTCCTTACTTCTATACTGTCGTGGCCGCTGCGTGTGCCTTTCTGATTGCCATCATGCATGCGCTGATTGAGTATTACCTAACGGTGCGGGCGATTAGACCCCTGTTACTTGAGATTCGTCATCGAGGCAAAGTCCAATACGGGATGGAACCTTCACTGGGAGGGCGCATCCTGGTATCGATCCAGCGTAAATTTCAGCTAAGTACGGCACTGATTGGCTTATTTCCTTTATTTCTATTTTTCCTTGCTACATATATCCGACTTCAGTATATGGACAGTGAATTTGCGAAAGAGTACATACTGTGGGGAATTCTCATCGTTGTTCTGGGCGCGG
Proteins encoded in this region:
- a CDS encoding MTH1187 family thiamine-binding protein — protein: MAIAEVTVIPIGTGTTSLSSYVAEMQKVLEHQRGITYQLTSMSTIIEGPLNDIFTAIAALHEAPFLSGAQRVSTSVKIDDRRDKPDASSIQKLQSVQDKLTSHQARPN
- a CDS encoding PsbP-related protein, yielding MNTEIFIVSTEAQATKYTTYSGEGFSFAYPESWKSVDTSQMNAPSIKAAFSDQSSSVTFADNMNLTIEASSTGSINPEEYANNIVDYYTQSGSSIGISDYKKTSYTNKPYKEYSAGVLEGAYKHSSGTDVILVQYLIPTNTELYTMTLTYAKDTYNQDEIKDILDSLSITASLEQTAPTATTGNSSATASAADFFNELTPYITEDTAFMEQASYDFFGKHSDVFPASTAELRKKAKDLVDTNVTTRHLNKNVANYYDQFVQVSGEVISVEEDSSLGATFSIVHVMDENGNDIIALYPATTGDLLDGDYATVIGAPITNFSFENVGGGYTNATLIGASLVVAD
- a CDS encoding sporulation protein YjcZ gives rise to the protein MSKVVEGVGYGGWTSTGAILVLFILLVIITKSFWV
- a CDS encoding sigma-70 family RNA polymerase sigma factor; amino-acid sequence: MTESMEDSRLMRQIAERDASALELLYDRYERAVYSFAYRIVGDPMTAEETVQELFMRVWNNAERYDASQGKLTTWMFAITRNIAVDMLRRKSKGAAATSVEHETLAAYADEHTNTEEEVQRKWEGTRIKEALSQLNGDQQQVIESIYYAGLTQQEVSSRFGIPLGTVKSRVRLAMRQLQKLLADAELHPDAGREGIHP
- a CDS encoding anti-sigma factor; its protein translation is MIERHEEWSDLAPMYVLGGLEAEEVAAFEAHMATCEPCRQEVRELQEVTGFLPLAAEPVAPPQGMRARVLGNVLGHVQESAEAKPAAAPAEPEAPVVLQADLAPQHKRAAQPGPGLPPVTAVPAARVEEAAQAQPWQPQARARARSSSAWRIASAGLAAVALLLGVYTAQLQSQIDSLTQQAAGSSATQEQLVQAQAQNAQLQEQLASALKPAQGMQTGEAVKLNPATQDIVAQGLATIVIDSKGTHLVVQAENLPDLEGNEAFQVWLIKGDTPQNAGTFLSRDGTGAVYYTLDSANDYDTVAITLEPDAMGDEPRGTMILAAKIKG